The Peromyscus maniculatus bairdii isolate BWxNUB_F1_BW_parent chromosome 6, HU_Pman_BW_mat_3.1, whole genome shotgun sequence genomic interval CAGAAGCTTCTGTCCGTAAGCCTTATGAACCAAGTACTGGCTCTGGGTTCTCAAGTCCCCCGCTGTGTTTACCTTGCTCAGGATGCAGACACCTAGACGCCAGTGAGACTGATTCAAGCTGGTGACAGACCTTGTTGTCATACACGTCAGGCTGGTTCTGCGGACATGCGAGACACCGAAGTTACAGGCTCTCAGAGGCTTCCACCAGATTTCAAAGGAATTCCTGGGAGGCCAGGCCTTGTGTAGCAAGGTCCAAGTCCCCCTAGAAAGAAGCTGTGTGTGAAAATAAGGCAGTGTGGAAACAGGACAGTAAAGTCACATGCCAGGAATGAGGAACGTCAAGGGACGCTGCAGGtaacagcagaagcagaagggagaGTCTGCAGCTGGCAAGGCCATAGGTGCCCCGGCTCCACATCCCCAAGTCTCCTTAGAGATGCCTCTGCTCACACCTCTCTCTGTACCACACTTTCTACACCAAGGTCCTTAGTCATTTTCTAGTCTGTCACTCCTTTTCCAGCCTCTATATTTTCATCCTAGAAGATGTATGCCTTTAGAACAAAGtgcttttaaaagttttcaaagcCATGCAGGTGACatggtgggttggttggttggttggtttttggggggttgggcagttgctggggattgaacttagggcctcacTCAAGCTACGTAAGtactccactgagctacatcttcagcacTCTAACATCTGTACAGATGCATTGAATAACCTCACTGATGGTCAGTCCTGTCCCGGCACACTACACATTCCTCCCCCATGTGCACACTTTAGATTTTGAGGCAAATTCTAGTAAACTAACtcttcagtacacacacacacacacacatatttaaaactcTTAATTTCCATTCCCTCTGTAAAGACTCTAGAAATACAGTCACATCCTGAGGTACTGTTGATTATGGCTTAAACTTTTGAGTCTGAAGGAAGCAGAGCTCAGATCACAGCAAAGTTATAAATTAAAAACTCTTAGTATCCTAAAATTTCTAGTTAGCACCCAACTTTTTACTATGAACATGTTTGCTTTAATTCATCCAGTAAGTTCTACACACTGTATCTACTTGTGTCTCCTAAGCCCCCCTTTTTGTgggtttatatttttcttttattgaaaatagatgttttcatacaatatattctgataatgGTTCCCCTTTCCCAGCTCTTCCGGGAGTCCCCCGTCTTCCCTCCCACTGGAATCCATGCCTTACCTTAAGCCTTTTACTCTTTTGTGCTGTTAGAGTTTACAGTGAGACAAGTCCAGTAGAGCTGGCCATGTCCTCATTTTCCTGCTGATAGTTACCATCaggtgttattttttatttttatttttttatttttttattttttttgggggggttttcgagacagggtttctctgtgtagctttgcgcctttcctggaactcacttggtagtccaggctggcctcgaactcacagagatccgcctgcctctgccttccgagtgctgggattaaaggcgtgcgccgccgccgccgccgccgccgccgccgccgccgccgccgccgccgccgccgccaccttgCTCGggtgttatttttttctgtcctctgtgtgtATAAGAAACTGTCATTGAACTCAAAGGTTTCATTGGCTTCTGATTTCTTGACAGGTCTGCTTTGTAAGTAACTGGATTCTTTCATCTCCTCCTTTGAGGGAGATGATAACCAGTGGCTTACCTCCATTTTGAACATCAAGGGCTGCAAGATGACACTTTTCAGAGTTTATCATTCCTTTGTTTTGCTGTTCTATCCCCAGGTGGCGCAGTTAGTACAGGAGATGTAGCAAAAAACATGTCTCAGTATTTTCTCATTTACAAAGAATCAGTGATTTGGTTCTTCAGTGTCCTCCAATGTCACAAATAAGATcgtcttctttattttctctgtgtgtatgtatgcatatgcctGTGTAGAAAAGACTAGTCTTCAGGAAAGACAGTGTCTCCACATACTGAATCACCTTTCACTTCCTCAGAAGGTCAGTTGACCATACCTTTTTGGGTCTATTTCTGAATTCTTTCCTGTACCATTGACTTATGGGAAAGTCCTTATGTTAAAACATGCTGTTCTTGTTTCTGTGCTTTACAGCAAGTCTCAACTTGGGTTATATAAATCGTCAGATAAAATGTTACATACAGTTGTTcatacaaattattttcattctccCAAGACACATGTCTTTCTAGATAAAGCATAAGTCAGTCTGTCGGTTTCCACAAGATAAGCTTTCTGAGTCTTCTAGTCTAGTTCTCTTTCACTGATTTAGGACTTCTCTTCTATAATTACTTTCAGCTTTCAGAATATTGTGCTTATATGTGCTTTGTCAAGTGCGTACttaagtttttcttatttttcctgctCTTGTACATTTACTTCCTTTCCCAGGCTTTGTAGTACACATAGATATAATTGTTGTTGATCTGTGTTAATTAGCCAAGCTTTTATTCTGGCTTCCTTAAATTTTCCTAAGTACATGGTCATGTCACCCACAAATATAGTTCTACTTCTTTCTAGTCTATATTCCTTTGATTTCCTGTTCTTGCTTATGGCATGGATGAGGATCTCTAGTGAAACATTGAGTAGGCATGGAGAGTGGACACCAGCATATCTAGAGGGCAATTGCTACTCTGAGCACTAAGCATGAGGTGTAGGTGTGTCTTATCTGGTTGGGAAAGAGCCTGTCTATTGCTTGTGAGTTTGTATCCTGTTGGGTTTTATGAACCGCTTTCTGCATCCCTCGGTTGATCCTGAGATTCTCTCGTCCCTCTGCTACCACGGTGAGGTAGTTACTAGATTCCTACGATAGTTGGCACTTACTGCTTGTTGGTAGCACTTTGTGTGTTGGGAGATTCCATTGCTAGAGTTTTCGTAAACTTTTTTTTGCTCCTATGTTCATAAAGTATGTTGGTTTATGATAGACTTTTCTTGAACTACTATTCTGGTCTTGTGACATGAGCTAAGGTCTGTACTAAGTTTAGTACTTTATTCTTAAATGTTTGGTGGAATCAGTCAATGAAAACAACTGTGTTGAAACTTTTTGAGGGAAGGTTTTAAATAGATCTTTTTattaagattaaaatatttttatgtatattagtgtttatgcctgtattgtgtgtgtgcgtatgtgcagCACAGATGTACCTAGTGCCCACTAAGCCCGGAAGAGGGtatcggatcccctggacctagtgtgacagatggctgtgagccactctgCTGGTACTaggaccaaatccaggtcctctgcaaaagcagccgaGTACTTttgtctgctgagccatgtctccagccagaGGTTGGTTTCTTTAACCGAGATATTTAGCACTCTTTTGTGAATGAGTGTTGGTAGTATCCTTAAACTATTTCATCATAAATGTTTAACTTTTGGGAAAATGGTTCAAGATGgtcattatttatcttattgaTGGTCATAGAAGCTCCAGTAAGGTCCTGGCTTTCCTAATGCTTGTAATACCTTCCTTAAATGTCTCACCATTACTGCCACCCTCCCACCAAAGCAACCAGTGTGCCAATGATGGTTGTGTTTGGTTTGTCTGTCTCCTGTGCCCAGGCTGTGAGTCCTcctgctccacctcccaagtgctgaggttacagatgtgagatgagccatcatgcccagccctgTGCTGGTTTCCATTTCAGTGATTTCTGCTCTTTATTCTGGCCTGCCTTCAGCACTCTCACTTCTTGGTTGAGATATTCTTTTCCTATTTGAACAAGTCAGAAGAAGAGCCCAAAGCTACTAGAATAATGGAATTAAAATCAAATAGTAATTTTAACCAATTTTCTTACATTTGTATTGTTGCTTTTCAAAGTTAGTTTCCTCTGTAGCTTTTCTGTTGTGAAATAGATAACGtgagtttaaaaatgttttcaaaggacACAGAGAACATTGAGGAATTGCTGTAGTCAGGACAGGTGTAACAGGTCATCTCAAAATCCCagtggcgccgggcggtggtggcggcgcacgcctttaatcccagcactcgggaggcagaggcaggtggatctctgtgagttcgaggccagcccggtctacaaagtgagttccaggaaaggcgcaaagctacacagagaaaccctgtctcgaaaaaaccaaaaaaaaaaaaaaaaaaaaatcccagtggcTTAATGCAGCAAAGGTTTGCTTGTACCATGCATTGTGACTCCTCAGTGGCTTTGCCCTATAGTCAGGACCCACACTGGCGGAGCCGCCATCACCTAGCCTGTAGCAGGGAAGAGAACACTGAAGGATGTCCCCATGAGGGCCAACCTAACAGCGAGAATCTAGGAactaatgtgtgtatatatacaatatgtaatgtgtgtgtatgtggggggacatgtgtatgtatgccatttgtgtgtgtgtgtgtgtgtgtgtgtgtgtgtgtgtgtgtgtgtatgggatgtgtacatgtgtatgggcTGTGGGGGGGGCAATACGGGCTACTGAAGGACTGAATAAAATGGGGAATTTTCATTGAAGGACTGAATAAAATGGGGAATTTTCATTGTGTGTATCTCAGGAACCTCAGCTTTGTAccttatctatttttttattttatttttttattttattttattttattttacaataccattcagttctacatatcagccacgggttcccctattctcccccctcccaccccctctcctaccccccattcccacctcctccagggcaaatcctcccccgaggactgagattgagctggtagacttagtccaggcaggtccagtcccttcctcccagattgagccaagtgtccatgcataagctccaggtttcaaacagccaactcatgcaatgggcacaggactcggtcccactgcctagttgcctcccaaactgatcaagccaatcaactgtctcaccgtACCTTATCTATTATATATAACAAGTTTCAAAACCACTATCAAGCAAGAGTTACATCTTACAAGAGTTTCATTTATGCTTTGTAAGAATAGTTTCCTTAACCAACAGCCAACTGCAGTCTCCTGTAGGTAACAGCAGTAACAGAACCCCGCATTTGGATGGGCCTGTTTCTAGATTCTTTCCTCTATAGATTGGGCCCCTTTTTTCATTTCCACTTGTGACTTGGGCCATAATTATGCACCATACTTTTAGAATTGATCTTAGGACTCTAAAGGTATGTGACACCCACCCTGACAAGTTCTTCACAGGTTCTTTCCATGCAGCCAGCCCACACAGGCATCTCTAGTGCTGATGCATTTCCTGCACCCCAGACCTAGTGCAGGCACAGCTGCACCTGTCTTCCCATGCTGCATTCAGTGCATTAAACTTAAGATCAGAAATGAGATTCTGCAGCACAATTGTTGGATTATAATACTTGCAGTTACTTTTTATTCTCCAACTCCTATGAATGTATAATTTTCCAGAAGCGATATGGTATGTGTGATACCTAGAGAGATTAAATGCAGATGAGAATTTAACTGATACTAAACTAGACACTAAAGCAACTGTGGAACAGTGTAGATTTGCACAATTGTTTTTGGTTTCGGAAAATACAgtgatttttcatttaaaaatactatttatacCAAAACTGTTAGGAGATCCTTAAACCAAAAAGTAAGAATTACTGGTATGACACTGGGAAAACTTTAGTATACTACAAGATTTCTTTAAACAGATGCTGTGTTAGGTGTACCCAACTCAGCATGTCAAGTGACTGTCAATCTAAGTACGGTCCTTCTCCCTGCTGTTCAAAGAAACTCAGATGGGAAGCACCTGGGCTGCCTCTATTCCCAAAAGCTTTGTTTTCTCTACGGGGACATATAGACTGTTTACAGAAATGGCTGCTAATGCTGGTCACTTATGTTTCCTTTCACAGAGGTTACTCACATGTGTTGGTACAGTAAAACAACACACAAGGAGCCAACAATAATGCAGTTGAAGGACGTAAAATGAGAACCATAAGTTCAAGTCAAGAAGAGAGTAAGTACGGCGTGTTAGTATAATACAGTAAGTATAGCATGTTAGTATAGTATAGTAAATATTAGCATGTTTATTAGTATAGTATAGTAAGTACAACATCATCTAAAGATaggagctgggcttggtggtgcatgcctgtagtcccagctctcaggaagcagaggcaggtgaagcctggtctgcagaacgggttcgaggacagccaggactatgtggTGCTACAGATATGAAAGCACCAAAGGGACCAGCCAGGTCTGCCAGTGCCTCCAGCAGGGCCAAATCTGAAAGCAAGTCTCCCAGGCACAGATGTCTGGAAAAGGCCTTCCATGTCTGCTCTCCAGGTTGTACTTGAGGTACATGAATACAGGAATGGCCCATATTCTCTACATCTCTGAATCCCTGTGGATACTTCTCAAGGGAAATTCTGGACAGGTGAAGTATGATTTCACCTCATCCTGGGAGCCCattgaaaggagaaaatattggaattttgaatatttatagTGAGTTATGGGAAAAGGggctacatacataaaattatctAAGAAATGTCTCATCTGAGAAAGTTTTGATTTCTGTAGCCATATTCAGGAATCACTGTAAAGTGACCCAAAACCTCATTTCTTGCATGCTCCCTTTAATTGCTCTTACCACCTCCAGATGCATATCTTCCTGAATTTTCTCCCAGTTGTGATTCTCCTGCATATTCTGCTTCAGACTCTTCTTCATCCAACCCTTCCAAGCAAGGTCTCTGCTGGAGCCGATCCTTTCTTCACCTTTCTGAGCCCCTGGGAGACACTGGGTCCTCCAGATGTTAGCCAGCGCTTTCTGGCTTTGCTAATTCTAGTCTGGAAAGAAGATGTAAACAATAGAATCCCTGAAGATAGAGCATTCTCTTGCTTCTTTTACTCCAAAGATGTACTTTGAAAGTTGGATTTTAAAGAAattgttaattttcattttctttgggagGAGCCGCAgcctatgtgtggaggtcagaggacatggaATTGTAGGGtcaactcaggtcattgggcttggcagCAGACACCTTCACCTGCTGGAGAACCATCTCACCGGCCCTggatttttatgatttatttttaattgtgtgtttgtgtacacatgaATACAGCTGCCCATAGAAACCAGAGacattggatccccctggagctggagttacagatagctgtgagccatccagtatgggtgctgagaaccaaaacAGCTCATCTACAGGAGTATGTCCTCTTTACCACCCAGCCAGTCcttggcccagggtttttataaaTGGGAACCCTCAGCATTTTCCTCCCTCACCCTCATTTTAAGCCAACATTGGCATGTTTCAATTTAAGCCAATTTCTCTTTTGGTCCAAGGAAGGCTTTATGTGGTCTGTTCTTCCCTCCAGGCTTCCTGATCCAGGCTACCACTCATCATGCAGTGTCAGTCAAGTGGACAGCTACATTTCTTTGTCCCGGAATGGGACTTTTTCAGGAAGGACCAATTTAAACTAGAGTGTGCACAGgggaaaacaaaaaccttgagTGAAGAAAAGTGCTTGCTTCTTTAGTGTCTTTTTAGCTGTGATtataaaatgctgtctttttaTCAGTTTTTACATCTTCATATAAATAAATTGTTTCCCTCAGTGAGTTTGTGGCACACTAGACTGATGGTCCTGGGGAGTCATGATCCACACTGTGAACAGACTGATAGCCTCCTCAACACTGGCTCCTTCGCCCTCAGTCTCCTCACTAATCTCTGAAATTATTTGGTCATCAGGCACCTGAGGCCTGCCTGCCATTCTTCTTTACTCTGTGAAGTATACAAAAGACAGAAACACCTGCTAGTGTTAACTATCGTActgttttgtcttcattttagtattttatgaATGTATCATTTCACATGAACTTgatgtgttgctgttgttttaaatattttttcttttagaatcatTTTGATCACACTCATCTCCCTATCCACCAACCTCATACATTCTGACTcatttgctccttccttccttcttccttcctctccctggaCTCCCCACTCTTATCAAAAAACCATCAAGCcagtttgtgttggccaactcgTTCTGGACATGGATCTTACTCTGGAGTGTGGTCAGTCATCAGTGTCACTCCACTAAAGACAGTGGACTCTCCCTTTCCTGGCACCAATaaaatgccaatagctcctcagctagggccgagacatggtgacacattccCTCCTCCATTCTGGgatgtgcagatcttgtgcatgccATCACaagctctctgagttcatatgtgcatctgtcctgttctgtccagaaaagtctCCTTGAAGTCAttcactacctctggctctttaaatctttctgcctcctcttccacatggaTCAATGATAGGAGGATAAGATACAGATAACCCCATTTAGGGCTGGGAATTTTAGTCTCCCTCTCTTCAtgtgaccagttgtgggtctgtaTGTTAATTGCCAGCTACTATAATAAGTGTTTCTGATGAGGGCTGAATGATGCACTCATCTATAAGTCATTAGGAGTAGTTTTATTGCTCTATCCATTTAGAGAATAATAGTATGTTTCCTCCTAGGGCCTAAAACCTATCTAGCTACAGGTTCTGGACCTCATTGATGATATCAGATATAGGTTCCATCTTGTAGAGTAGGCCTTAATatccaatcaaaaagtgattAGTTACTTGTATAACATTTATGGCACTATTACCAGGCAGGTTGTTATTGTAGCACACAGAGTTCATTGCTGGATGAGacaattacttttctcctctggtagcatgcataaTACCTTCCAACAATATGAAAGCTACCTGGTAGTAGCAGtggagcttccaggtcagtaccagctagatttctccatgttctatgactcaagtatgtacTATCTTCGGCAATAAGGTTTTACCATCAAATTTCTAGAGGGCAACCAATACATTGGCAATAGGATGTAATGTTTGGGTGCAGGTCTATGGACAccattggccaacaactcaaaaaataggtgacccattcctggtactggtgGTTTTATTTGGAAGCATATGGCGGCTAATTGGGGTATTGCCGACCACCCCCAGAATAACTCCATTTAAATGTGTGCTTCCAaagggtcttttgttttttaagactgtttctctatgtagctcttggctgccctggaactcactctatagactaggctggcctcaaactcagaaatccacctgtctcacctctcaagtgccagaattaaaggcatgtactggCTCAAAAGGCCTTTAGTATGGGCTATCCCTCACCATATTCTATTCTCTATTATGCCCTCCCAAGCCTACCCCACTTAATCATTCCTGTTCCATTTTTCCCTGCTCCAAAATGTATCATGAAGGAATATTGTTTTTGTCACAGGCCTTTTCTACAtctgttgagatgatcatgtggtttttgtctttattcTATTTATGTGGAGAATTACATCTATTGATTAACTTATATTGAACCACCCATGTATCACTGGAAGCCAACTTTATCACAgtgaatataataataatttttgatgtgttcttggattctgtttgcaggTATTTTGTTGAGAATCTTTGTATTTATGTTCATAAGAAATATtggtctttaattttctttagttgGTTTTTGTCTCGTTTGGGTATCAAATACCAGCTTCATAGAAAGAGCTTGGAGATATCCCTTCAGTTTGTTTTATGGAATAACCTGAGGAATAGTGGTGTTTTCTTTGAGGATTTGTTTGGTAAAATTCCAAACTGACTCTATCTGGCTTAGGCTTTTTTAGTTGagagatttttaattactgcttctatctcTTTAGATGTTATAggtctatttcaatttttaacttCGATAGGttgtacacatacaaaaattcACCCATGTAAGTTTTCAATTTGGTGGAATACAGATTTCAAAAGCATATACTTACGATTCTGTGAATTCCCCAGTGTCTGCTGTAATGTCATTTTCATCTCTAATATTAGTTTGGATCctctcttttggttaatttggctaaaggtttgccaatactattaattttttttttaaagaactaactcatcttttcattgattctttgtatttttgttgtttttatttctttaatttcactTCTTAGTTTaattcttcctgtcttctctttttgGGTATGTGTTCTTATTTTTCAAAAGCTTTGAAGTGCATCATTAAGTTGTTAATATGATGAGATAGCTGCAGCCCTAGCTGGTCTGGATCTTCTGTGTAGAcctggccagccttgaactcaagagacccacttgcctgtgcctcctgggagctgggattCAACACACATGCCACTATGCCTGTACTTTGCCTATTATACCCTGCATTTCACTTAAAATATTGTAGAAGTTTATCATTATTTTAACGTGTGAAATTTTTTAACAAATATAGGAAGAATGCTTTTCACTAGAAAACTAAATCTTCCTATCTGAAtaaactttttaatgtttttttctatatataagggatcaaacctagggttgTGAACATACAAAGCAAATGCGCTACCACTGTGCTACATCCCAGccttcttgttattttttaatggcTGCATACAGTACATCTTAACGGTATTCCTACCATCTAATTGTTGCATACAGTACATCTTAATGATATTCCTACCATCTAATTGTTGATATTGCTCATATTTATTGTTGTTAGGATTTGGTGGTTCttgttgctttgtgtgtgtgtgtgtgtgtgtgtgtgtgtgtgtgtgtgtgtgtgtgtgtgtgtgtctatgtgtatttgGTATATAAGTTGTTGTTTGGAGTTTGCAGGGGAGAGGTGCCAGGGATCAGACCCAGGAGGGGTTTTGCATATTCCAGGCAATGAACTTTATCCCCCaaccttttttttcttgaaaggccgttTCTGGAATCTCCTTCctttcttggcttctttctctctgaCCTCTTTCCTACTTGCCCATACATTTGACACTCAAGCTTCAACTCATGCCCTTGGCTCTTGTATTTATGTTCTTGGGTACCGATGCTCATGCCCAATCCTGTTCTTTTCTGTGTTCTCTCCCATTGCCATATCTAAAGCATATCCCAAACCTGCTCTTTCATAGGCTCCCACTATTCTCAACCCAGGTATTTTTGAGCTTCAGAGAAAGCTAGatggaaaatgtgaaaaatggCTACTCAAAGTGGCCCCTAAACATAACCTCTAAATCTCACCATCGGAAGGACAAAAAGGGAGGTTGTCTGGAGCAATTGGTAATTACCCTGTGCCTGCTTCTTTTAATGGTTTGCTGAGGTAAATACAAGTATCTCTTACAAGTTGTTAAAAACCATACTTAATAGAGAAGCCACACCTTCATGTGATATTGAAGGACAGCTCAAAAACCGACCACCTCTGATCCTCATCTCTGTGCACAGCATTGGAGAGGTCGCTGTGCAGCCACCGGTCACCTAGTAACACTGCCTCACTCCACTCACAAGTCACAAGCCGATGCACGTGGAGAAGCATGTCAGGTTTACAGTCGGGAGAGCACCATGATAACCTCacggtttttcttctttttgcaggaaagaaaataaagcgAAGCTGTTTCTTGTCCTATGTATTCATCAGATCGTCTTGAAATTTCACTAAAATGACAGCTGTTCCTTCAGAGAACTGCTCTTTTCAGCATCTGTTACATCAGTCAAAGCAGCCCCTAGACGTTAATTGTCTGTTGTTCTTGATCATAATTGGGAAAACATTATTAAATATCCTTATACTAGGGATGAAAAGGAAAGACAACTATTGGAGTTTTATCGAGTATTTCTGCTTTTCACTAGCATTTGTTGATCTTCTGCTGTTGGTGAACATTTCCATTCTGTTCTACTTCAGGGACTTTGTAGTTCTAGGTATTAGGTTTACAAAATACCACATCTGTCTGCTCATACAAATCGTCTCCTCCACTTACGGCTTTTTGCATTATCCGGTTTGCTTACTAGCGTGTATAGATtactctctgactctgtctggaGCCACCAAGCATTCGTCTAAGTGGCACAGGTTCTTTTGCCTCCTGACAGTCACGTTAACCTGGACTTCAGTGTTTGCTTATGTTCTGGGAGAGCCAGCCACCTCACACGGCTTGCAGACACACGGGGCTGCTGTGTTCCAATGTCCCTCCTATGTCAGCACTCAGAGTTACTGGCTGTCACTGTCTGTGCTGACGGTTTCATTTGTGGCTTTTCTGATTTCGTGGCCAGAAGTGGTTGCCCTGGTACAGGCTATGAGGATGGCGTCCTATATGAACGAGACcgtcctctccttccctttgccACCCCACTCTGGCCACGCTGTGCGCTCTAGAGAAGCACTCTTGCCCAGGCTTGTTGTGTGCTTTCTTGGTACCTGGTTTCCCTTTGTAACACTTCAGGTCCTCACCCTCTCACtcggagttcaaatcccagcgTACGTAGACATGAATGTCCCCTGGCTGTACTTTGTCAACAGTTTTCTCATCGC includes:
- the Gpr160 gene encoding putative G-protein coupled receptor 160 — translated: MTAVPSENCSFQHLLHQSKQPLDVNCLLFLIIIGKTLLNILILGMKRKDNYWSFIEYFCFSLAFVDLLLLVNISILFYFRDFVVLGIRFTKYHICLLIQIVSSTYGFLHYPVCLLACIDYSLTLSGATKHSSKWHRFFCLLTVTLTWTSVFAYVLGEPATSHGLQTHGAAVFQCPSYVSTQSYWLSLSVLTVSFVAFLISWPEVVALVQAMRMASYMNETVLSFPLPPHSGHAVRSREALLPRLVVCFLGTWFPFVTLQVLTLSLGVQIPAYVDMNVPWLYFVNSFLIAAMCWLNCHKLYLRGSTLPVDPFVNWKCCFVPIHRLKQVERPVSIIIC